One region of Aurantimonas sp. HBX-1 genomic DNA includes:
- a CDS encoding TadE/TadG family type IV pilus assembly protein translates to MRMPVRPRFRLPRRLQAFAGGCEGASAVEFALIAPFALLLYFGWFEGTQAFQMVQKVDSTAETIGNLVARTKTMNDVAINNIFDISAAMMTPFPSDKLKMMITAVAVDADGKGTIDWSKANAGTALTPDQPYPVSQELVFGAKTYLIVADVTYDYDPLFNFGGWFDDLKVEKSYTFRPRLSKEIIWED, encoded by the coding sequence ATGCGCATGCCGGTCCGCCCACGCTTCCGCCTGCCGCGCCGGCTGCAGGCCTTTGCCGGCGGGTGCGAGGGCGCCAGCGCCGTGGAGTTCGCGCTGATCGCGCCGTTCGCGCTGCTGCTCTATTTCGGCTGGTTCGAGGGGACCCAGGCTTTCCAGATGGTCCAGAAGGTCGATTCGACCGCGGAGACGATCGGCAACCTCGTCGCCCGGACCAAGACCATGAACGACGTCGCGATCAACAACATCTTCGACATTTCCGCCGCGATGATGACGCCGTTTCCGTCCGACAAGCTGAAGATGATGATCACCGCCGTCGCGGTCGACGCGGACGGCAAGGGCACGATCGACTGGTCGAAGGCGAACGCAGGCACCGCCCTCACCCCGGACCAGCCCTATCCGGTGTCCCAGGAACTCGTCTTCGGCGCCAAGACCTACCTGATAGTCGCCGACGTAACCTACGACTACGACCCGCTTTTCAACTTCGGCGGCTGGTTCGACGATCTCAAGGTCGAGAAGAGCTACACGTTCCGGCCGCGCCTCAGCAAAGAGATCATCTGGGAAGACTAG
- a CDS encoding vWA domain-containing protein produces the protein MTKLTALRAAWHDRRGNVAVIFGLTLPVLACCMAAAVDLNSVYGSERNLQQAADTAALAAAKEYGQSQDAAYLSRIANAYFFHNAGEDTRAYTQFQYDGVTVVDGETVLKVTATRQQPTWFGDLLALVTNERVDWRQFPLSATSEIVVQNRSIEMALVLDNSGSMAWSVGGARKIDTLKDAAKDLAASLMKINETAPGKPPVMIGVVPFSGSVNVGKDNIDAPWMDRYGDSPIHHENLDWGNWKEGNTNLAEQVGNRWRRKSDGTWLTRQWLWENASVMGSTKMEWQKRCGKYSCEWVQVEVVTPSSKRFPAGWEGCIEARPLGLAATDAAPVPGTNTNVSTHGETLFVPLFAPDEPEEPSDENSYLTDSENIDPTKSTTRYFESQSDIHKYFSTKPNRKTEQTNLACDTAPITPLSAQQSVVDAALDEMQPHNLTNIPQGLIWGWHVVSPGEPFTQGRAKDAKDNLKVIVVMTDGENTYSSSSNSNRSEYGAFGYGQVRNGNGTKVGRIFDATTTTTKAANETRYVQAMNETLAKICVNAKNDGRHPDGTDGILIFTIAFDVKDGSSVKKLLEDCASYGIADPTAKLYYDAQSKEQLAAAFGSITEEISSLRIAR, from the coding sequence ATGACCAAGCTCACCGCCCTGCGTGCCGCATGGCACGATCGGCGCGGCAATGTCGCCGTCATCTTCGGCCTGACCCTGCCGGTGCTGGCCTGCTGCATGGCGGCGGCGGTCGACCTCAATTCCGTGTACGGGTCCGAGCGCAACCTGCAGCAGGCCGCCGACACGGCTGCCCTGGCGGCCGCCAAGGAATACGGCCAGTCGCAGGACGCCGCGTATCTGTCGCGGATCGCCAACGCCTATTTCTTCCACAATGCCGGCGAGGACACGCGCGCCTACACGCAGTTCCAGTATGACGGCGTGACGGTGGTGGACGGCGAAACCGTCCTGAAGGTGACCGCGACGCGCCAGCAGCCGACCTGGTTCGGCGATCTCCTGGCGCTGGTTACCAATGAGCGGGTCGACTGGCGGCAGTTCCCGCTCTCGGCCACCAGCGAGATCGTCGTGCAGAACCGCTCGATCGAGATGGCGCTGGTGCTCGACAATTCCGGTTCGATGGCCTGGTCGGTCGGCGGCGCCCGCAAGATTGACACGCTGAAGGACGCGGCCAAGGATCTCGCTGCCTCGCTGATGAAGATCAACGAGACCGCGCCCGGCAAGCCGCCGGTGATGATAGGCGTGGTGCCGTTTTCCGGATCGGTGAATGTCGGCAAGGACAACATCGACGCCCCGTGGATGGACCGTTACGGGGATTCGCCGATCCATCACGAGAATCTCGACTGGGGAAACTGGAAGGAAGGCAACACCAACTTGGCCGAACAGGTCGGCAACCGCTGGCGACGCAAGTCCGACGGCACCTGGCTGACCCGGCAGTGGCTGTGGGAAAACGCCAGCGTGATGGGCAGCACGAAGATGGAATGGCAGAAGCGCTGCGGAAAGTACTCCTGCGAGTGGGTGCAAGTGGAGGTGGTCACCCCCTCGTCGAAGCGCTTCCCGGCCGGCTGGGAGGGCTGCATCGAGGCCCGCCCGCTGGGACTCGCCGCCACCGACGCGGCACCCGTTCCGGGGACGAACACCAACGTTTCCACTCACGGCGAGACGCTGTTCGTGCCGCTCTTTGCCCCCGACGAGCCGGAGGAACCCTCCGACGAGAACAGCTACCTCACCGATTCCGAGAACATCGACCCGACCAAGTCGACGACCCGCTATTTCGAATCGCAGAGCGACATCCACAAGTACTTTTCGACGAAGCCGAACCGCAAGACGGAGCAGACCAACCTCGCCTGCGATACCGCGCCGATCACGCCGCTCAGCGCCCAGCAAAGCGTCGTCGACGCCGCGCTCGACGAGATGCAGCCGCACAACCTGACCAACATCCCGCAGGGTTTGATCTGGGGCTGGCACGTCGTGTCGCCCGGCGAGCCCTTCACCCAGGGCCGGGCCAAGGACGCCAAGGACAATCTCAAGGTCATCGTGGTGATGACCGACGGCGAGAACACCTATTCGTCCAGCAGCAACTCCAACCGCTCCGAGTACGGCGCCTTCGGCTACGGCCAGGTCCGGAACGGCAACGGAACGAAGGTCGGCCGCATCTTCGATGCCACCACCACGACGACAAAGGCCGCCAACGAAACCCGCTATGTCCAGGCGATGAACGAGACCCTGGCGAAGATCTGCGTCAACGCCAAGAACGACGGCCGCCATCCGGACGGCACCGACGGCATCCTGATCTTCACCATCGCGTTCGACGTGAAGGACGGCAGCTCGGTCAAGAAGCTTCTGGAGGACTGCGCCTCCTACGGCATCGCCGACCCGACGGCGAAGCTCTATTACGACGCCCAGAGCAAGGAGCAGCTGGCAGCGGCCTTCGGCTCGATCACCGAGGAGATCTCTAGCCTGCGCATCGCCCGCTGA